From Bacillus basilensis, a single genomic window includes:
- a CDS encoding tyrosine-type recombinase/integrase translates to MASFHKYRKKGSNKDSWEYRIRYKDLITQKFKEKSKKGFSSKAEAKLAAEEMERQLREGTNPTGESMKEYLITWLNEYKKGTVAINTLLSHQNNIEKHIIPYFKNILLKDFKPVLYQKFINSLVDNGYSRRTIEIVHGTMNNAMEKAIILEKITKNPCIGVEIKVKAKESEVKFIESDRLADFLREAYKYDYIYWIFYKALIETGMRKGEAAALQWTDIDLKEKTIIINKSLDFRLASKNPEMMFGDTKNYNSKRTITISEGLASDLRFHQKYQNQNKIALNDCYYFEFNLVFCRNDGNYLPKSSLFNSFSRILKKADLPSLPIHSLRHTHAVLQLEAGASMKYLQERLGHGSMQITADVYSHISKKLDQEAMAKFEEHMRNILE, encoded by the coding sequence ATGGCTAGTTTCCATAAATATCGAAAAAAAGGATCGAATAAAGATTCTTGGGAATATCGAATACGATATAAAGATTTAATTACTCAAAAATTCAAAGAGAAATCCAAAAAAGGATTTTCAAGCAAAGCGGAAGCAAAATTAGCGGCTGAAGAAATGGAACGACAGTTACGTGAAGGCACTAATCCAACTGGCGAATCCATGAAAGAGTACCTCATTACATGGTTAAACGAATATAAAAAAGGGACAGTGGCAATAAATACGCTTCTCTCTCATCAGAACAACATAGAAAAACACATTATCCCTTATTTTAAAAACATTCTTTTAAAAGATTTCAAACCAGTACTATACCAAAAGTTTATTAATTCTTTAGTCGATAACGGCTACAGTAGACGTACCATCGAAATTGTCCACGGAACTATGAATAACGCTATGGAGAAAGCTATAATTCTAGAGAAGATAACTAAAAACCCTTGTATAGGAGTAGAAATAAAAGTTAAAGCAAAAGAGTCTGAAGTGAAATTTATTGAATCGGATCGACTTGCTGACTTTTTAAGGGAAGCTTATAAATATGATTATATTTATTGGATTTTTTATAAAGCTCTTATTGAAACGGGGATGCGAAAAGGAGAAGCTGCCGCACTTCAATGGACTGACATTGACTTAAAGGAAAAGACCATTATCATAAATAAGTCATTGGATTTCAGGTTAGCTTCTAAAAATCCTGAAATGATGTTTGGAGATACAAAAAACTATAATTCAAAGCGAACAATCACTATTAGCGAAGGACTCGCTAGCGATTTACGCTTCCACCAGAAATATCAAAACCAAAATAAAATCGCATTAAATGATTGCTACTACTTTGAATTTAATTTAGTTTTCTGTAGAAACGATGGAAATTATTTACCTAAGTCCAGTCTTTTTAATTCTTTCTCTAGGATTTTAAAGAAAGCAGATTTGCCATCATTACCTATTCATTCATTACGTCATACACATGCTGTATTACAGCTTGAAGCTGGGGCAAGCATGAAGTATTTACAAGAACGTCTTGGACATGGCAGTATGCAAATTACTGCCGATGTATATTCCCACATTAGTAAGAAGCTAGATCAAGAAGCAATGGCCAAATTTGAGGAACATATGCGAAATATCTTAGAGTAA
- a CDS encoding methionine gamma-lyase family protein, translated as MFDRLKNGEKIAPIVKEVESQITEVHKRADEVIESNQFRVLESFRKHKISDSHFIPTTGYGYDDIGRDTLEKVYADVFGAEAGLVRPQIISGTHAISTALFGILRPGDELLYITGKPYDTLEEIVGVRGKGVGSFKEYNIGYNAVPLTEEGLVDFGAVAAAIQSNTKMIGIQRSKGYATRPSFTISQIKEMIAFVKEIKPDVVVFVDNCYGEFIEEQEPCHVGADLMAGSLIKNPGGGIVKTGGYIVGKEQYVEACAYRLTSPGIGAEAGASLYSLQEMYQGFFLAPHVAGQALKGAIFTAAFLEKLGMNTSPAWNAPRTDLIQSVQFDDKDRMIAFCQAIQYASPINSHFTPYANYMPGYEDDVIMAAGTFIQGASIELSADGPIRPPYVAYVQGGLTYSHVKIAICSAIDALIEKELLTIS; from the coding sequence ATGTTTGATCGTTTGAAAAATGGAGAAAAAATTGCTCCAATCGTAAAAGAAGTAGAAAGCCAAATTACAGAAGTACATAAACGTGCGGATGAAGTGATTGAAAGTAATCAGTTTCGTGTATTAGAAAGTTTTCGTAAACATAAAATTAGTGATTCGCACTTTATTCCAACGACAGGTTACGGTTATGATGATATTGGTCGTGATACGTTAGAAAAAGTGTATGCGGATGTATTTGGAGCGGAAGCAGGTCTTGTTCGTCCTCAAATTATTTCAGGTACGCACGCTATTTCTACAGCGTTATTCGGTATTTTACGTCCAGGAGATGAGTTATTGTACATCACTGGCAAGCCGTATGATACGTTAGAAGAAATCGTTGGTGTACGCGGAAAAGGTGTAGGTTCATTTAAAGAATATAATATTGGTTATAATGCAGTTCCGCTTACCGAAGAGGGGCTTGTTGATTTTGGAGCTGTTGCGGCTGCAATTCAAAGTAATACGAAAATGATCGGTATTCAGCGCTCAAAAGGTTATGCTACTCGTCCGTCGTTTACTATTTCTCAAATTAAAGAGATGATAGCGTTTGTTAAAGAAATTAAACCGGATGTTGTTGTGTTTGTAGATAACTGTTATGGCGAGTTTATTGAAGAGCAAGAGCCGTGTCATGTTGGTGCAGATTTAATGGCAGGTTCGCTTATTAAAAACCCAGGTGGTGGAATTGTTAAAACTGGTGGCTATATTGTTGGTAAAGAACAGTATGTTGAAGCGTGTGCATATCGTTTGACATCTCCAGGAATCGGTGCGGAAGCAGGTGCATCTTTATACAGTCTGCAAGAAATGTATCAAGGTTTCTTCTTAGCGCCGCATGTAGCGGGACAAGCACTAAAAGGTGCGATTTTTACAGCTGCATTTTTAGAAAAATTAGGAATGAATACATCACCAGCATGGAATGCACCAAGAACAGATTTAATTCAGTCTGTTCAATTTGATGATAAAGATCGTATGATTGCGTTTTGCCAAGCAATTCAATATGCATCTCCAATTAATTCTCACTTCACTCCATATGCCAACTATATGCCGGGTTATGAAGATGATGTCATTATGGCTGCGGGAACGTTTATTCAAGGTGCGAGTATTGAATTGTCGGCCGATGGTCCAATTCGTCCGCCTTATGTTGCTTACGTGCAAGGTGGGTTAACTTATTCACATGTGAAGATTGCGATTTGTTCTGCAATTGATGCATTAATTGAAAAGGAATTATTAACAATTTCTTAA
- a CDS encoding trimeric intracellular cation channel family protein — MAWEIFSIIGTIAFALSGAIVAMEEDYDIFGVYILGMATAFGGGALRNLLIGYPIVAFWQQDMLFQIALLSMTIIFLFPNKLIRHWKKWENITDAIGLSAFAVQGALYAQKLNLPISATIVAAVLTGIGGGIIRDLLARRKPLVLRADVYAFWTILAGFLIGAQIIVSDWALYTLFILIVCFRMVSIHYKWHLPHRRIDTNERSMHK, encoded by the coding sequence ATGGCATGGGAGATTTTTAGCATCATAGGCACAATTGCTTTCGCGCTAAGCGGAGCCATTGTTGCAATGGAAGAGGATTATGATATTTTCGGGGTGTATATTTTAGGAATGGCAACCGCATTTGGGGGAGGTGCCCTTCGTAATTTATTAATCGGTTATCCGATTGTCGCGTTTTGGCAACAAGACATGTTATTCCAAATCGCACTTTTATCAATGACAATTATTTTTCTTTTTCCAAATAAATTAATTAGACACTGGAAAAAGTGGGAAAATATCACTGATGCTATCGGCTTATCAGCATTTGCCGTACAAGGAGCACTATATGCTCAGAAATTAAATTTACCAATTAGCGCCACAATCGTAGCAGCTGTTTTAACTGGCATTGGCGGTGGTATCATCCGCGATCTTTTAGCCCGCAGAAAACCTCTCGTTCTTCGAGCTGATGTATATGCTTTTTGGACGATTTTAGCAGGTTTCTTAATTGGCGCTCAAATTATTGTTAGCGATTGGGCTCTATACACCTTATTCATTTTAATTGTTTGCTTCCGCATGGTTTCTATTCATTACAAATGGCACTTACCGCATAGGCGCATCGACACAAACGAACGTTCAATGCACAAATAG
- a CDS encoding host-nuclease inhibitor Gam family protein yields the protein MNSLQAIELAEVDELQDAEKRFEISDLEGLNWAFRKLTALKAEEKKITTLANVERDRIAQWEQKELKPIHDSISFFESHIHRYHAEQLAADPKQKTISTPYGKSKTRKSSEAPEQKDKDQVLQYAIENHLDDCLKTEVKWGDLKKKFKIEEISGEKVVVDEDGQIVPGMTVKPESISYSVEV from the coding sequence ATGAACTCATTACAAGCAATTGAATTAGCGGAAGTTGATGAATTACAGGATGCAGAGAAGCGATTTGAAATTAGTGATTTGGAAGGCCTTAATTGGGCATTCCGTAAATTGACTGCACTTAAAGCGGAAGAAAAGAAAATTACAACGTTGGCAAATGTTGAACGTGACCGTATTGCACAATGGGAGCAAAAAGAATTAAAGCCTATCCACGATAGCATTAGTTTCTTTGAAAGTCATATCCATCGTTACCATGCGGAACAACTTGCAGCGGATCCAAAACAGAAAACTATTAGTACGCCTTACGGTAAATCCAAAACTCGTAAGAGTAGTGAAGCGCCAGAGCAAAAAGATAAAGACCAGGTACTTCAATACGCTATTGAAAACCATCTTGATGACTGCCTAAAAACAGAAGTTAAATGGGGTGATTTGAAGAAGAAATTTAAGATTGAAGAAATTAGCGGTGAAAAAGTAGTTGTAGATGAGGATGGACAAATTGTTCCAGGGATGACGGTTAAGCCTGAATCTATTTCTTATAGTGTGGAGGTATAA
- the glnR gene encoding transcriptional repressor GlnR: MKEDRRSAPLFPIGIVMDLTQLSARQIRYYEEHNLVSPTRTKGNRRLFSFNDVDKLLEIKDLLDQGLNMAGIKQVLLMKENQTEAVKVKEETKEISKTELRKILRDELQHTGRFNRTSLRQGDISRFFH, translated from the coding sequence ATGAAAGAAGATAGACGTTCTGCTCCGCTGTTTCCTATTGGTATTGTTATGGATTTAACACAATTATCTGCACGTCAAATTCGCTACTATGAAGAGCATAATCTTGTTTCTCCAACCCGTACAAAGGGGAATCGTAGATTATTTTCATTTAACGATGTAGATAAGTTGTTAGAGATTAAAGATTTATTAGATCAAGGCTTGAATATGGCTGGTATTAAACAAGTGTTACTAATGAAAGAAAATCAAACAGAAGCAGTGAAAGTAAAAGAAGAAACGAAAGAAATTTCAAAAACTGAGCTTCGCAAAATACTTCGAGACGAACTACAACATACAGGTAGATTTAATCGAACTTCATTGCGACAAGGTGATATTTCAAGGTTTTTTCACTAA
- the glnA gene encoding type I glutamate--ammonia ligase, with protein MARYTKEDIFRLAEEENVKYVRLQFTDLLGVIKNVEIPVRQLTKALDNKMMFDGSSIEGFVRIEESDMYLYPDLDTWVIFPWTAEKGKVARLICDIYNADGTPFDGDPRNNLKRVLKEMEALGFSDFNLGPEPEFFLFKVDEKGNPTLELNDNGGYFDLAPMDLGENCRRDIVLELEEMGFEIEASHHEVAPGQHEIDFKYASAIRSCDDIQTFKLVVKTIARKHGLHATFMPKPLYGVNGSGMHCNLSLFKNGENVFFDQNGDLQLSDDARHFIAGILKHAPAFTAVANPTVNSYKRLVPGYEAPCYVAWSAQNRSPLVRIPASRGISTRVEVRSVDPAANPYLVMATLLAAGLDGIKNKLTPPAAVDRNIYVMTKEEREEAGIVDLPATLAQALVTLQSNEVVCGALGEHLLEHFIEAKEIEWDIFRTQVHQWERDQYMSLY; from the coding sequence ATGGCTAGGTACACAAAAGAAGATATTTTCCGTTTGGCGGAAGAAGAGAATGTAAAGTATGTCCGTTTACAATTTACAGACCTTTTAGGAGTAATTAAAAACGTAGAGATTCCAGTGAGACAATTAACGAAAGCTCTTGACAACAAAATGATGTTTGATGGATCTTCGATTGAAGGTTTCGTACGTATTGAAGAATCTGATATGTATTTATATCCTGATTTAGACACTTGGGTAATTTTCCCATGGACTGCCGAAAAAGGTAAAGTTGCTCGTCTAATTTGTGACATTTACAATGCGGATGGCACTCCATTTGATGGAGACCCACGTAACAATTTAAAACGTGTGTTAAAAGAAATGGAAGCTTTAGGATTCTCAGATTTCAATCTTGGACCAGAGCCGGAATTCTTCCTATTTAAAGTAGATGAAAAAGGAAATCCAACATTAGAATTAAACGATAACGGTGGATACTTCGACCTTGCGCCGATGGATCTAGGGGAAAACTGTCGTCGTGATATCGTTCTTGAACTAGAAGAGATGGGCTTTGAAATTGAAGCGTCTCACCATGAAGTTGCACCAGGTCAACACGAAATTGACTTTAAATATGCAAGTGCAATTCGCTCATGTGATGACATTCAAACATTCAAACTTGTTGTAAAAACAATTGCTCGTAAACACGGTTTACACGCAACATTTATGCCGAAACCATTATACGGTGTGAACGGTTCAGGTATGCACTGTAACTTATCACTATTTAAAAATGGTGAGAACGTATTCTTCGATCAAAATGGTGACTTACAATTAAGTGATGATGCTCGTCACTTCATCGCAGGTATTTTAAAACACGCACCAGCATTTACAGCGGTAGCAAATCCAACTGTAAACTCTTACAAGCGTTTAGTACCTGGATACGAAGCTCCTTGTTACGTAGCATGGTCTGCACAAAACCGTAGCCCATTAGTACGTATCCCTGCATCTCGTGGTATTAGTACACGCGTAGAAGTACGTAGTGTTGACCCAGCTGCAAACCCATATTTAGTAATGGCTACATTATTAGCAGCAGGTCTTGACGGAATTAAAAACAAATTAACTCCACCAGCTGCAGTAGACCGTAACATCTATGTAATGACAAAAGAAGAGCGTGAAGAAGCAGGTATCGTTGACTTACCAGCAACATTAGCGCAAGCATTAGTTACATTACAATCTAACGAAGTAGTATGTGGTGCACTAGGTGAGCATTTACTTGAGCACTTCATCGAAGCGAAAGAGATTGAGTGGGATATCTTTAGAACGCAAGTTCACCAATGGGAACGCGATCAATATATGTCTCTATACTAA
- a CDS encoding DUF669 domain-containing protein: MFKVDHSQAAEFEVIKPGEYEVTVVNYELKQAESGNNRVIIDYEIRSDVDQPFQGQKILFDNFTVTEKAMWRFQAASKAAQFPDGMQFSSYKEWADTFLNKPLRLVVGEREYNGKKYPEVKGFKVSEVAAPSTGFTVSDEDIPF; this comes from the coding sequence ATGTTTAAAGTAGATCACAGTCAAGCAGCAGAATTTGAGGTAATTAAACCGGGTGAATATGAAGTAACGGTTGTTAATTATGAATTAAAACAAGCAGAGTCAGGTAATAACCGAGTAATCATTGATTACGAGATTCGTAGCGATGTGGACCAACCATTCCAAGGTCAAAAGATTCTATTTGATAATTTCACGGTTACTGAAAAAGCAATGTGGAGATTCCAAGCAGCATCAAAGGCGGCGCAATTCCCGGATGGAATGCAATTTAGTAGCTACAAAGAATGGGCTGATACATTCTTAAATAAACCATTACGATTAGTAGTAGGTGAGCGTGAATATAACGGTAAAAAATATCCGGAGGTAAAAGGATTTAAAGTTTCTGAAGTAGCAGCTCCAAGTACTGGATTCACTGTTTCAGATGAGGATATTCCATTCTAA
- a CDS encoding DNA-binding transcriptional regulator: MIQITLKAARVNAELRQEEAAKLLEVTGKTLRNYEQGITAIPGHILQKASIVYKIPSDNIRLPIINDGKYDDEFFLN, from the coding sequence ATGATTCAGATAACATTAAAAGCCGCTAGAGTTAATGCTGAATTAAGACAAGAAGAAGCAGCGAAATTACTTGAGGTAACTGGGAAAACCCTACGTAATTACGAGCAAGGAATTACAGCGATTCCGGGTCATATTTTACAGAAAGCATCTATAGTATATAAAATTCCCTCTGATAATATTCGATTACCTATTATTAATGATGGAAAGTATGATGATGAATTTTTTTTAAACTAA
- the hflX gene encoding GTPase HflX — MEEKEKVILVGCQLPQDDDEKFMHSMKELASLAKTARAELLVSTTQKRPKFHPATYIGKGKLEELTMLTEELAPDVIVFNNELTPSQIRNLSSVLDARVIDRTQLILDIFAQRAKSREGKLQVELAQLQYTMPRLMGQGLSLSRLGGGIGTRGPGETKLETDRRHIRSRIDEIKKQLAVVVEHRKRYRERRKDNKVFQVSLIGYTNAGKSTLFNRLTEADTFEENLLFATLDPTTRKMPLPSGYTVLLTDTVGFIQDLPTSLIAAFRSTLEEAGEADVILHVVDSADPNYVGHEKTVKQLLSELEINHIPIITLYNKKDELHQNFIPFPKSDFLMTSAFEEKDLLHIKEAIETKMKEEMNRYQVEIPPSEGKLLTLLKTETLLTKMEFLEDKFVYDCAGYIFAHSSLNVQLKRFLVEEGENKNV, encoded by the coding sequence ATGGAAGAAAAAGAAAAAGTCATATTAGTGGGCTGTCAATTGCCGCAAGATGATGATGAAAAATTTATGCATTCCATGAAAGAACTTGCATCACTAGCGAAGACTGCACGAGCAGAATTGTTAGTGTCTACAACACAAAAACGACCGAAGTTTCATCCGGCGACTTATATAGGTAAAGGTAAATTAGAAGAGCTTACAATGTTAACTGAAGAATTAGCACCGGATGTTATCGTATTTAATAACGAATTAACGCCGAGTCAAATTCGGAATTTATCCTCAGTATTAGATGCGAGGGTAATTGATCGAACGCAACTTATATTAGATATTTTTGCGCAACGTGCGAAGTCGAGGGAAGGTAAGCTTCAAGTAGAATTAGCTCAGTTGCAATATACAATGCCACGTCTTATGGGACAAGGATTGTCTTTATCACGTCTTGGTGGTGGTATTGGAACGAGAGGGCCGGGTGAGACGAAACTTGAGACGGATCGTCGTCATATTCGATCGCGCATTGATGAAATAAAGAAGCAACTTGCAGTTGTTGTGGAACATCGAAAAAGATATCGTGAAAGAAGAAAAGATAATAAAGTATTTCAAGTTTCATTAATAGGGTATACGAATGCGGGGAAATCTACACTGTTTAATAGATTAACGGAAGCTGATACGTTTGAAGAAAACTTGTTGTTTGCAACGTTAGACCCGACGACAAGGAAGATGCCGTTACCTTCTGGATATACAGTATTACTAACTGATACAGTTGGTTTTATACAAGATTTACCTACGTCATTAATTGCTGCTTTTCGTTCGACATTAGAAGAAGCTGGTGAAGCAGACGTTATTTTACATGTAGTTGATTCTGCAGATCCGAATTATGTAGGGCATGAGAAAACAGTAAAACAATTATTGTCAGAACTTGAAATTAATCATATTCCTATTATTACGTTATATAATAAAAAAGATGAATTACATCAAAACTTTATTCCGTTTCCGAAAAGTGATTTCTTAATGACTAGTGCTTTTGAAGAAAAAGATCTATTACATATAAAAGAAGCAATAGAAACGAAAATGAAGGAAGAAATGAATCGTTATCAAGTGGAAATTCCTCCGAGTGAAGGTAAGTTGTTAACGCTATTAAAGACGGAGACACTATTAACAAAGATGGAGTTTTTGGAAGATAAATTTGTATATGATTGCGCAGGGTATATTTTTGCTCATTCATCGCTTAATGTGCAATTAAAGAGATTTTTAGTGGAAGAAGGAGAAAATAAAAATGTTTGA
- the spoVK gene encoding stage V sporulation protein K, with the protein MEQSMRKKNNNQINIVLNHRKKISLPPAENKTVISNETTTKHEMLQRIEEEMGKLVGMDDIKKIIKEIYAWIYVNKKRQEIGLKSEKQVLHMLFKGNPGTGKTTVARMIGKLLFEMNILSKGHLVEAERADLVGEYIGHTAQKTRDLIKKAMGGILFIDEAYSLARGGEKDFGKEAIDTLVKHMEDKQHGFVLILAGYSREMNHFLSLNPGLQSRFPFIIEFADYSVNQLLEIGKRMYEEREYQLSKEAEWKFRDHLHAVKYSSQITSFSNGRYVRNIVEKSIRTQAMRLLQEDTYDKYDLIGISSSDLMLEEETHST; encoded by the coding sequence ATGGAACAATCGATGCGAAAGAAAAATAATAATCAAATTAACATTGTGTTAAATCATCGAAAGAAAATTTCTTTACCGCCCGCAGAAAATAAAACAGTAATTTCAAATGAAACTACTACGAAACATGAGATGCTGCAAAGAATTGAAGAAGAGATGGGGAAGCTCGTTGGGATGGATGATATAAAAAAGATAATAAAAGAAATATATGCTTGGATTTATGTCAATAAAAAAAGACAAGAAATAGGGTTGAAGTCTGAGAAGCAAGTACTCCATATGTTGTTTAAAGGGAATCCAGGTACAGGGAAGACAACTGTTGCTAGAATGATAGGGAAATTATTGTTTGAGATGAATATTCTATCAAAAGGGCACTTAGTTGAAGCTGAACGTGCGGATCTTGTAGGAGAGTACATCGGTCATACAGCTCAAAAAACAAGGGATTTAATAAAAAAAGCAATGGGAGGTATTTTGTTTATTGATGAGGCGTATTCATTAGCCCGAGGGGGAGAAAAAGATTTTGGGAAAGAGGCAATTGATACGCTCGTAAAACATATGGAAGATAAACAACACGGTTTTGTATTGATTTTAGCTGGATATTCAAGAGAGATGAATCACTTTCTTTCATTAAATCCAGGACTACAATCCCGTTTTCCGTTTATAATTGAATTTGCGGATTACTCAGTAAATCAGCTGTTAGAAATTGGGAAGAGGATGTATGAAGAGCGTGAATACCAGTTATCGAAAGAGGCTGAATGGAAATTTAGAGATCATTTACATGCTGTAAAGTACTCGTCGCAAATTACATCGTTTAGTAATGGACGATATGTACGGAATATAGTTGAAAAATCGATTCGTACACAGGCTATGCGGCTGTTACAAGAGGATACGTATGATAAATATGATTTAATAGGGATATCAAGTAGCGATTTGATGCTTGAAGAGGAGACGCACAGTACGTAA
- a CDS encoding LexA family transcriptional regulator, producing the protein MNTQQRMKDIMANNLKEHANKKGVFQSDLAKDLDLPETTVSNWFKAKTYPRPDKIQLLADYFKINRSDLTEDKPSNIYEAPIHPVKVPILGKIACGLPICAEENYEGYRYEMPDILPRGEVYYLEAKGNSMEPTIPNGSFVLIRKQDDVENGEIAAVQVNGDTEATLKRVKKQGDVIILMPDNSSYEPLIITATTPARIIGKAIRFTRDL; encoded by the coding sequence ATGAACACTCAACAACGAATGAAAGATATTATGGCAAATAACTTAAAGGAACATGCTAATAAAAAAGGTGTTTTCCAATCAGATTTAGCCAAAGACTTAGATTTACCAGAAACAACCGTTTCTAACTGGTTCAAAGCAAAAACATATCCAAGACCAGATAAAATACAACTGTTAGCTGATTATTTTAAAATCAATCGATCTGACTTAACTGAAGATAAACCTTCAAATATATATGAAGCTCCTATTCATCCAGTAAAAGTACCTATTTTAGGAAAAATAGCTTGTGGATTACCTATATGCGCTGAAGAGAACTATGAAGGATATCGTTATGAAATGCCTGATATTTTACCACGAGGTGAAGTATATTACCTAGAAGCTAAAGGTAATTCAATGGAACCTACTATACCTAATGGATCTTTTGTTTTAATTAGAAAACAAGATGATGTAGAAAATGGAGAAATAGCCGCAGTTCAAGTTAATGGAGATACCGAAGCAACTTTAAAAAGGGTAAAGAAGCAAGGTGATGTCATCATATTAATGCCTGACAACTCTTCATATGAACCTTTAATCATTACAGCTACTACTCCCGCACGAATAATTGGAAAAGCAATACGTTTTACAAGAGATCTTTAA
- a CDS encoding AAA family ATPase: MFQVTEAKREKMKAVIGFIGCSGSGKTGSSLLTAFGMMQEAYPNLSEEELWKQIGVIDTEHERSKLHVGLVYGETKIGNFLHINFTPPYSTERYNEAVRVMKNAGAEVLIIDSLSHNWQGEGGIIETHGEMSGNSFQNWGKLSSETTKLIKTLTQNNVHILATLRTKTEYVVEPDAKGKMAPRKVGTKPVQKDEMEYEFMLNFVIDIDHIADTSKDNTQMFEGHPQKITAEVGRKLYKWLELGVDVKTEEENERNNLIAQIKEIASTNDEATKMLSEIEFKTNQKLEDFNMKFLRVALERLQPFSESGEKE, translated from the coding sequence ATGTTCCAAGTAACAGAAGCGAAACGCGAAAAGATGAAAGCTGTAATTGGTTTTATCGGTTGTAGTGGTTCAGGTAAAACAGGTAGTTCATTACTTACAGCCTTTGGGATGATGCAAGAAGCATATCCTAACTTATCAGAAGAAGAATTGTGGAAGCAGATTGGTGTTATCGATACAGAGCATGAACGTTCAAAACTTCATGTAGGTCTTGTGTATGGGGAAACAAAGATAGGGAACTTCCTTCATATTAATTTCACTCCACCGTACTCAACTGAAAGATATAACGAAGCGGTTCGAGTTATGAAGAATGCTGGTGCTGAAGTACTTATCATCGATTCCTTGTCACATAACTGGCAAGGCGAAGGCGGCATTATAGAAACTCATGGTGAAATGTCTGGTAACTCATTTCAAAACTGGGGCAAGCTTTCATCTGAAACTACTAAATTAATAAAAACGTTAACTCAGAACAATGTTCATATATTAGCAACTTTACGAACTAAAACTGAGTATGTAGTAGAGCCTGATGCAAAAGGAAAAATGGCCCCACGTAAAGTTGGTACTAAGCCAGTGCAAAAGGATGAAATGGAATATGAATTCATGCTTAATTTTGTAATCGATATTGACCATATAGCGGATACTTCAAAGGATAATACGCAAATGTTCGAAGGACATCCACAGAAGATTACTGCTGAAGTAGGTCGGAAATTATACAAATGGCTTGAGTTGGGTGTTGATGTGAAAACCGAGGAAGAAAATGAAAGAAACAATCTTATTGCACAAATTAAAGAAATTGCTAGTACGAATGATGAAGCAACGAAAATGCTTTCTGAAATTGAATTTAAAACTAATCAAAAACTTGAAGATTTCAATATGAAATTCTTAAGAGTTGCTTTAGAGAGGTTGCAACCCTTTAGTGAATCTGGAGAAAAAGAATGA